Proteins encoded by one window of Clostridium perfringens:
- a CDS encoding endo-alpha-N-acetylgalactosaminidase family protein, translating to MGRKCMNKKIAAIIAAAVIVGQLPISVLATPVNEAGDEINSESAEILTNSDEEAEAYIQNYDRPEGITWTKLAGSGSVEVTDGFLSVTNNGDYRIMEDQSPNIKNGELESKFTVGGSQTGIIFRATESNYGMINYNSGTGWVIENKNSWEDITGPRLNNGDVVTVKATFVEKHLTVNVSVNDGEFETIYDKESDLIPLQAGKVGYRGWGNAKTTKFDYIKYAPMTIDKGSIVSINEVNVETYPRVKPILPSSVTVNHENGMSSIKDVSWNYIPKESYSKPGTFKIEGTVEGTDVKAIANVTVSSDLAYYETNFETEETRGDWQVVQGGGSPSYEEGKVKIPMNGVSIAVDMNSPEVKNFTYETDFSVDNNGGRIGLLFRYVSETEWGAVCYDNGSWVWKTGDGKYGNFPGTFTPDPGKTYRIKIKVEDTNITMWVDGEKIGQVAVSNLPDVRGKVGLTGWFGNKNVTLDNLVVEELGGIMAPEVGPLQEQSIESDSMKVVLDNRFPTVIRYEWKGTEDVLSGASVDDLEAQYMVEINGEKRIPKVTSEFANNEGIYTLNFEDIGMTITLKMTVNENKLRMEVTDIQEGDVKLQTLNFPNHSLASVSSLNNGKTASVLTTGDWNNINEEFTDVAKAKPGVKGKTYAFINDDKFAVTINNNTIEGGNRVVLTTENDTLPDNTNYKKVGISNGTWTYKEILQDTTEQGSKLYQGEKPWSEVIIARDENEDGQVDWQDGAIQYRKNMKIPVGGEEIKNQMSYIDFNIGYTQNPFLRSLDTIKKLSNYTDGFGQLVLHKGYQGEGHDDSHPDYGGHIGMRQGGKEDFNTLIEQGKEYNAKIGVHINATEYTMDAFEYPTELVNENAPGWGWLDQAYYVNQRGDITSGELFRRLDMLMEDAPELGWIYVDVYTGNGWNAHQLGEKINDYGIMIATEMNGPLEQHVPWTHWGGDPAYPNKGNASKIMRFMKNDTQDSFLADPLVKGNKHLLSGGWGTRHDIEGAYGTEVFYNQVLPTKYLQHFQITKMSENEVLFENGVKAVRENSNINYYRNDRLVATTPENSIGNTGIGDTQLFLPWNPVDEANSEKIYHWNPLGTTSEWTLPEGWTSNDKVYLYELSDLGRTLVKEVPVVDGKVNLEVKQDTPYIVTKEKVEEKRIEDWGYGSEIADPGFDSQTFDKWNKESTAENTDHITIENESVQKRLGNDVLKISGNEGADAKISQSISGLEEGVTYSVSAWVKNDNNREVTLGVNVGGKDFTNVITSGGKVRQGEGVKYIDDTFVRMEVEFTVPKGVNSADVYLKASEGDADSVVLVDDFRIWDHPGHTNRDGYVFYEDFENVDEGISPFYLSPGRGHSNRSHLAEKDISIDANQRMNWVLDGRFSLKSNQQPKEIGEMLTTDVSSFKLEPNKTYEFGFLYSLENAAPGYSVNIKNRDGEKIVNIPLEATGSNYAQDIFTKTKSVTHEFTTGDFAGDYYITLEKGDGFKEVILDNIYVKEIDKSIESPELAHVNLNTVEHDLEVGQSVPFAINALMNNGANVNLEEAEVEYKVSKPEVLTIENGMMTGASEGFTDVQVNITVNGNKVSSNTVRVKVGNPEVEEEEVIVNPVRNFKVTDKTKKNVTVSWEEPEKTYGLEGYVLYKDGKKVKEIGADKTEFTFKGLNRHTIYNFKIAAKYSNGELSTKESITVRTAR from the coding sequence ATGGGTAGAAAATGCATGAATAAGAAGATTGCCGCAATAATAGCAGCTGCCGTTATTGTAGGACAATTACCAATTTCAGTACTTGCTACACCTGTTAATGAAGCTGGAGATGAGATTAATAGTGAATCAGCTGAAATTTTAACTAATAGTGATGAAGAAGCTGAGGCTTATATTCAAAACTATGATAGACCAGAGGGGATTACTTGGACAAAATTAGCAGGCTCAGGAAGTGTTGAGGTAACTGATGGATTTTTATCAGTTACCAATAATGGAGATTATAGAATTATGGAAGATCAATCGCCTAATATAAAAAATGGTGAGTTAGAAAGTAAATTTACAGTTGGAGGTTCTCAAACTGGAATAATATTCAGAGCAACTGAGTCAAACTATGGAATGATCAACTATAACTCAGGTACTGGCTGGGTTATAGAAAATAAAAATAGTTGGGAGGATATTACAGGACCAAGACTAAATAATGGAGATGTTGTAACAGTTAAGGCTACTTTTGTTGAAAAGCATTTAACTGTTAATGTTTCTGTAAATGATGGAGAATTTGAAACTATATATGATAAAGAATCAGATTTAATTCCATTACAAGCTGGTAAAGTTGGATATAGAGGATGGGGTAATGCTAAAACTACCAAATTTGATTATATTAAGTATGCTCCTATGACTATAGATAAGGGATCTATAGTATCAATAAATGAAGTAAATGTAGAAACTTATCCAAGAGTTAAGCCTATTTTACCATCAAGTGTTACAGTAAATCATGAAAATGGTATGTCTAGTATTAAGGATGTTTCTTGGAATTATATACCTAAGGAAAGTTATTCAAAGCCAGGTACATTCAAAATTGAAGGTACAGTTGAAGGTACAGATGTAAAAGCAATAGCTAATGTAACTGTAAGTTCAGATTTAGCATATTATGAAACTAATTTTGAAACAGAAGAAACAAGAGGAGATTGGCAAGTTGTACAAGGAGGAGGATCTCCAAGTTATGAAGAGGGTAAAGTAAAAATACCTATGAATGGAGTATCAATAGCTGTTGATATGAATTCTCCAGAGGTTAAGAACTTTACTTATGAAACTGATTTTTCTGTTGATAATAATGGAGGAAGAATAGGTCTATTATTTAGATATGTATCAGAAACTGAGTGGGGAGCTGTTTGTTATGATAATGGTTCTTGGGTATGGAAAACTGGAGATGGCAAATATGGTAATTTCCCAGGAACATTTACACCAGATCCAGGAAAAACTTACAGAATAAAGATTAAAGTAGAAGATACAAATATTACTATGTGGGTTGATGGAGAGAAGATAGGGCAAGTTGCAGTATCTAATTTACCAGATGTAAGAGGAAAAGTTGGCTTAACTGGATGGTTTGGAAATAAAAATGTTACTTTAGATAATCTTGTTGTTGAGGAATTAGGTGGAATAATGGCACCAGAAGTAGGTCCATTACAAGAACAAAGTATAGAATCAGATTCTATGAAAGTTGTTTTAGATAATAGATTCCCAACTGTTATTAGATATGAGTGGAAAGGAACTGAAGATGTTTTATCAGGAGCATCTGTAGATGATTTAGAAGCTCAATATATGGTTGAAATTAATGGTGAAAAGAGAATTCCAAAAGTAACTAGTGAATTTGCAAATAATGAAGGTATATATACATTAAACTTTGAAGATATAGGAATGACTATTACTTTAAAGATGACTGTTAATGAAAATAAATTAAGAATGGAAGTTACTGATATTCAAGAAGGAGATGTTAAACTTCAAACATTAAATTTCCCAAATCATAGTTTAGCTTCAGTAAGCAGTTTAAATAATGGTAAAACAGCCTCTGTTCTAACAACTGGTGACTGGAATAACATAAATGAAGAGTTTACAGATGTTGCTAAGGCAAAACCAGGGGTTAAGGGTAAAACTTATGCATTTATAAATGATGATAAGTTTGCTGTTACTATAAATAATAATACTATTGAAGGTGGAAATAGGGTTGTATTAACAACAGAAAATGATACTCTTCCTGATAATACAAACTATAAGAAAGTTGGAATATCAAACGGTACTTGGACTTATAAAGAAATTCTTCAAGATACAACAGAGCAAGGAAGTAAGCTATATCAAGGTGAAAAGCCATGGTCAGAAGTAATTATAGCAAGAGATGAGAATGAAGATGGTCAAGTAGATTGGCAAGATGGTGCTATTCAATATAGAAAAAATATGAAAATTCCAGTAGGTGGAGAAGAAATAAAAAATCAAATGTCATATATTGATTTTAATATTGGATACACTCAAAATCCATTCCTAAGATCATTAGATACAATTAAAAAGCTTTCAAATTACACAGATGGATTTGGACAATTAGTTCTTCATAAAGGATATCAAGGAGAAGGACATGATGACTCTCATCCAGACTATGGTGGACATATTGGTATGAGACAAGGTGGTAAGGAAGACTTCAATACCTTAATAGAACAAGGTAAGGAATATAATGCTAAAATAGGTGTTCATATAAATGCAACTGAATATACTATGGATGCGTTTGAATATCCAACTGAATTAGTTAACGAAAATGCTCCAGGATGGGGATGGTTAGACCAAGCTTATTATGTAAATCAAAGAGGAGATATAACTAGTGGTGAATTATTCAGAAGACTTGATATGTTAATGGAAGATGCACCAGAGTTAGGATGGATTTACGTTGACGTTTATACAGGTAATGGATGGAATGCTCATCAATTAGGAGAAAAGATAAATGATTATGGAATTATGATTGCAACAGAAATGAATGGACCATTAGAGCAACATGTTCCATGGACTCACTGGGGTGGAGATCCTGCATATCCAAACAAGGGAAATGCAAGTAAAATAATGAGATTTATGAAAAATGATACTCAAGATTCATTCTTAGCAGATCCATTAGTAAAAGGTAATAAGCATTTATTATCAGGTGGATGGGGAACTAGACATGATATAGAAGGTGCTTATGGTACAGAAGTATTCTATAATCAAGTATTACCTACTAAGTATTTACAACATTTCCAAATAACTAAGATGAGCGAAAATGAAGTATTATTTGAAAATGGAGTTAAGGCTGTTAGAGAAAACTCTAATATAAATTACTATAGAAATGATAGATTAGTTGCCACTACTCCAGAAAATTCAATTGGAAATACTGGTATAGGGGATACTCAATTATTCTTACCATGGAATCCTGTTGATGAGGCAAATAGTGAAAAGATATATCACTGGAATCCATTAGGAACTACTTCAGAATGGACTTTACCAGAAGGATGGACTTCTAATGACAAAGTTTATTTATATGAATTATCAGATCTAGGAAGAACTTTAGTTAAGGAAGTACCAGTTGTAGATGGAAAGGTTAATTTAGAAGTAAAACAAGATACTCCTTATATAGTTACTAAGGAAAAGGTTGAAGAGAAGAGAATAGAGGATTGGGGATATGGCTCAGAAATAGCTGATCCAGGATTTGATTCTCAAACTTTTGATAAGTGGAATAAAGAATCTACTGCTGAAAATACAGATCATATAACTATTGAAAATGAAAGTGTTCAAAAGAGATTAGGTAATGATGTTCTTAAAATAAGTGGAAATGAAGGCGCTGATGCTAAAATTTCTCAAAGCATAAGTGGATTAGAAGAAGGAGTAACTTATTCAGTATCTGCATGGGTTAAAAATGATAATAATAGAGAAGTTACACTAGGAGTTAATGTTGGTGGAAAAGATTTCACTAATGTAATAACAAGTGGTGGTAAAGTAAGACAAGGAGAAGGTGTTAAGTATATTGACGATACTTTCGTGAGAATGGAAGTAGAATTTACTGTACCTAAAGGAGTAAATTCAGCTGATGTTTACTTAAAGGCTTCAGAAGGAGATGCTGACTCAGTTGTACTAGTTGATGACTTTAGAATATGGGATCATCCAGGACACACTAATAGAGATGGATATGTATTCTACGAAGATTTTGAAAATGTAGATGAAGGTATATCACCATTTTATTTATCTCCAGGAAGAGGACATTCAAATAGATCTCACTTAGCTGAGAAGGATATATCTATAGATGCTAATCAAAGAATGAACTGGGTACTTGATGGAAGATTCTCATTAAAATCTAACCAACAACCAAAGGAAATAGGTGAAATGTTAACTACAGATGTTTCATCATTCAAATTAGAACCAAATAAAACTTATGAATTTGGATTCTTATATTCATTAGAAAATGCTGCTCCAGGATATTCTGTAAATATTAAGAATAGAGATGGTGAAAAGATTGTAAATATTCCTTTAGAGGCTACTGGTTCAAATTATGCACAAGATATTTTCACTAAAACTAAATCTGTAACTCACGAGTTTACAACTGGAGATTTCGCTGGAGATTACTATATCACTTTAGAAAAAGGTGATGGATTTAAAGAAGTAATATTAGATAATATTTATGTTAAAGAAATAGATAAGTCAATTGAATCACCAGAATTAGCTCATGTAAACTTAAATACAGTAGAACATGACTTAGAAGTTGGACAAAGCGTTCCATTTGCTATAAATGCATTAATGAATAATGGTGCAAATGTTAACTTAGAAGAAGCTGAAGTTGAATATAAAGTTTCAAAACCAGAAGTTTTAACTATTGAAAATGGAATGATGACTGGAGCTTCTGAAGGCTTTACTGATGTCCAAGTAAATATTACTGTTAATGGAAATAAAGTTTCTTCAAATACAGTAAGAGTTAAGGTTGGAAATCCAGAAGTTGAGGAGGAAGAAGTTATAGTAAACCCAGTAAGAAACTTTAAGGTTACTGATAAGACTAAGAAAAATGTAACTGTAAGCTGGGAAGAGCCAGAAAAAACTTATGGATTAGAAGGTTATGTTCTTTATAAAGATGGTAAGAAAGTTAAAGAAATAGGTGCTGATAAAACTGAATTTACATTTAAGGGATTAAACAGACACACTATTTATAACTTTAAGATTGCTGCTAAATATTCTAATGGTGAACTTTCAACTAAGGAATCAATAACTGTTAGAACTGCTAGATAA
- the fsa gene encoding fructose-6-phosphate aldolase produces the protein MKIFIDTANVEEIRKASKLGVLAGVTTNPSLIAKEGRDIKEVIEEICSIVDGPISAEVMALECDEMVREGRELAKIHKNIVIKIPMCEEGLKAVKVLDSEGIRTNVTLIFSPLQALLAARAGASFVSPFLGRLDDIGNPGIEIVTQIAEMFALHGIDTEIISASVRNPMHVLDSAMAGSHIATIPYNVILQMVKHPLTDAGMKKFIEDYNKAFNK, from the coding sequence ATGAAAATATTTATCGATACTGCCAATGTAGAAGAAATAAGAAAAGCTAGTAAATTAGGAGTTTTAGCTGGAGTAACAACTAATCCTTCATTAATAGCAAAAGAAGGCAGAGATATTAAAGAAGTAATTGAAGAAATATGTAGCATAGTAGATGGACCAATAAGTGCTGAAGTTATGGCTTTAGAGTGCGACGAAATGGTTAGAGAAGGAAGAGAATTAGCTAAAATACATAAAAACATAGTTATAAAAATACCTATGTGTGAAGAAGGTTTAAAAGCTGTAAAAGTATTAGATAGTGAAGGAATAAGAACAAATGTTACTTTAATCTTCTCACCATTACAAGCTTTATTAGCAGCTAGAGCTGGTGCATCATTCGTAAGTCCATTCTTAGGAAGACTTGATGATATAGGAAATCCAGGAATTGAAATTGTAACTCAAATCGCTGAAATGTTTGCTTTACATGGAATAGACACTGAAATAATATCTGCAAGTGTTAGAAACCCAATGCATGTTTTAGATTCAGCTATGGCAGGATCACACATTGCAACAATTCCTTATAATGTTATACTTCAAATGGTAAAACATCCTTTAACTGATGCTGGTATGAAAAAATTCATTGAAGATTATAACAAAGCTTTCAATAAATAA
- a CDS encoding argininosuccinate synthase codes for MKKFNKVILAYSGGLDTSIIIPWLKENYGCEVIAVVGNVGQSDELVGLKEKAIKTGASKIYIEDLTKEFVEDYIFPTIQAGAKYEGKYLLGTSFARPIIAKRLVEIAKLEDADAICHGCTGKGNDQVRFELAIKTFNPEMQIIAPWRTWEIKSREEEIQYAIDNEVPINITYETNYSKDKNLWHLSHEGLDLEFPENEPKYDKILELCNTLEKAPNEAEYITLGFEKGIATSLNGEKLDGVTLLQKLNEIGGKHGIGIIDMVENRLVGMKSRGVYETPGGSILYKAHKDLEELCLDKETSHYKEIVSLKFADLVYNGQWFTPLREALSAFISKTQETVTGEIKLKLYKGNIINAGMTSPYSLYSEEYATFGEDGIYDQKDAEGFINLFSLPSIVQAKMAQKLN; via the coding sequence ATGAAAAAATTTAATAAAGTAATTTTAGCCTATTCAGGAGGATTAGATACTTCAATAATAATCCCTTGGTTAAAAGAAAATTATGGATGTGAAGTTATTGCAGTGGTAGGAAATGTTGGACAATCTGATGAATTAGTTGGATTAAAAGAAAAAGCTATAAAAACTGGGGCGTCTAAAATATATATTGAGGATCTAACTAAAGAATTTGTAGAAGATTACATCTTTCCTACCATACAAGCTGGGGCAAAATATGAAGGAAAGTATCTACTAGGTACTTCTTTTGCTAGACCTATAATAGCAAAAAGATTAGTAGAAATTGCAAAACTTGAAGATGCAGATGCTATTTGTCATGGATGTACTGGAAAAGGAAATGACCAAGTTCGTTTTGAATTAGCAATTAAAACTTTTAATCCAGAAATGCAAATTATTGCTCCATGGAGAACTTGGGAAATTAAATCTAGAGAAGAAGAAATACAATATGCTATAGACAATGAAGTTCCTATAAATATTACTTATGAAACAAATTATAGTAAAGATAAAAATCTATGGCATTTAAGCCATGAAGGTTTAGATTTAGAGTTTCCTGAAAATGAACCTAAATATGATAAAATTCTTGAATTATGTAATACCTTAGAAAAGGCTCCTAATGAAGCTGAATATATTACTTTAGGTTTTGAAAAAGGAATTGCAACCTCATTAAATGGTGAAAAACTAGATGGAGTCACTCTTTTGCAGAAACTTAATGAAATTGGTGGAAAACATGGTATTGGAATTATAGATATGGTTGAAAATAGATTAGTTGGTATGAAATCAAGAGGAGTATATGAAACTCCAGGAGGATCTATTTTATATAAAGCTCATAAAGATTTAGAAGAATTATGTTTAGATAAGGAAACGTCCCATTACAAAGAAATAGTTTCCTTAAAATTCGCTGATTTAGTTTATAATGGTCAATGGTTTACCCCATTAAGAGAAGCCTTATCTGCCTTTATATCAAAAACTCAAGAAACTGTAACTGGAGAAATTAAATTAAAACTATATAAAGGAAATATAATAAATGCTGGAATGACATCTCCATATTCTTTATACAGCGAAGAATATGCTACTTTTGGTGAAGATGGAATATATGATCAAAAGGATGCTGAAGGCTTTATTAATCTTTTTAGCTTACCATCTATCGTACAAGCTAAAATGGCTCAAAAGTTAAATTAA
- the argH gene encoding argininosuccinate lyase, translating to MKLWGGRFTHQVDDLVNTFNSSISFDSRMYKEDIIGSIAHVTMLGEEKIIPKEDSKKIASGLYEILDKLNQGVLKIDNSSEDIHSFIESTLTDYIGEEGKKLHTGRSRNDQVTLDTKLYLKGYIKILISEILNLEKTLLNLSSENKETIMPGYTHMQKAQPITFAHHILAYSEMFKRDISRLLDCYKRLDEMPLGSGALATTTYPINREKVAELLGFSKVTLNSLDSVSDRDYAIETLSCLSLLMMHLSRFSEEIIIWSTDEFKFIELDDSYSTGSSIMPQKKNPDVAELVRGKTGRVYGDLMTLLTVMKGLPLAYNKDMQEDKEALFDGLDTTLLSIKTFNGMIKTMKINKSLMKTSASSGFTNATDVADYLVKKGVAFRDAHEIVGNLILYCIDEGKSIDNLSLSEFQTFSNKFENDIYKAINLLTCIEERKVIGGPSISSINIQIEHLNNFIQESNEKLNLLK from the coding sequence ATGAAATTATGGGGTGGAAGATTCACTCACCAAGTTGATGATCTAGTTAACACTTTTAATTCCTCTATTTCTTTTGATTCAAGAATGTATAAAGAAGATATAATTGGAAGTATAGCTCATGTTACTATGCTTGGTGAAGAAAAAATTATTCCAAAGGAAGATAGCAAAAAAATTGCTTCTGGTTTATATGAAATATTAGATAAATTAAATCAAGGAGTATTAAAAATAGATAACTCTTCAGAAGATATACACAGTTTTATAGAAAGTACTCTTACAGATTACATTGGTGAAGAAGGAAAAAAACTACATACTGGTAGAAGTAGAAATGATCAAGTAACCTTAGACACTAAATTATATTTAAAAGGATATATTAAAATTTTAATATCCGAAATTTTAAACCTTGAAAAAACTCTATTAAATCTTTCTTCAGAAAATAAAGAAACTATTATGCCAGGATATACCCATATGCAAAAGGCTCAACCTATTACCTTTGCTCATCATATTTTAGCATATAGCGAAATGTTTAAAAGAGATATCTCTAGATTACTAGATTGTTATAAAAGACTTGATGAAATGCCTTTAGGCAGTGGGGCTTTAGCAACAACTACTTACCCTATAAACCGTGAAAAAGTTGCAGAATTATTAGGCTTTTCAAAAGTTACATTAAATAGTTTAGATTCTGTTTCTGATAGGGACTATGCTATTGAAACACTTTCTTGTCTCTCTTTACTTATGATGCATCTTTCTAGATTCTCAGAGGAAATAATCATCTGGTCTACTGATGAATTTAAATTTATTGAATTAGATGATAGTTATAGTACTGGAAGCAGTATTATGCCACAAAAAAAGAATCCTGATGTTGCAGAATTAGTAAGAGGAAAAACTGGACGTGTTTATGGAGATTTAATGACACTATTAACTGTTATGAAGGGACTTCCTTTAGCTTATAATAAGGATATGCAAGAAGATAAAGAAGCTTTATTTGATGGATTAGATACTACTCTACTTTCAATAAAAACTTTTAATGGAATGATAAAAACAATGAAAATTAATAAGAGTCTTATGAAAACTTCAGCTTCTTCTGGATTTACTAATGCAACTGATGTAGCTGATTATCTAGTAAAAAAAGGGGTAGCTTTTAGAGATGCTCATGAGATTGTAGGAAATTTAATTCTTTATTGTATAGATGAAGGGAAATCTATTGATAACTTGTCTCTATCTGAATTTCAAACTTTCTCAAATAAGTTTGAAAATGATATATATAAAGCTATTAATCTTTTAACTTGTATAGAAGAAAGAAAAGTAATAGGTGGACCAAGTATTTCATCTATAAACATTCAAATTGAACATTTAAATAATTTTATACAAGAAAGTAATGAAAAACTTAATCTTTTAAAATAG
- a CDS encoding NADH peroxidase: MKKFVCTICGYVYEGEKAPEKCPICGAGADKFVEQSGDLAFADEHRIGVAKGVDERIIEGLQANFTGECTEVGMYLAMSRQADREGFPEVAEAYKRIAFEEAEHAAKFAEMLGEVVEADTKANLMARVNAEHGACQGKKDLATLAKQLNLDAIHDTVHEMCKDEARHGRAFEGLLKRYFE, encoded by the coding sequence ATGAAAAAATTTGTTTGTACAATTTGTGGATATGTTTATGAAGGAGAAAAAGCACCAGAAAAATGTCCAATCTGTGGAGCAGGTGCTGATAAATTCGTAGAACAAAGTGGAGATTTAGCTTTCGCTGATGAACATAGAATCGGAGTTGCTAAAGGTGTAGATGAAAGAATAATCGAAGGATTACAAGCTAACTTTACTGGTGAATGTACAGAAGTAGGAATGTACTTAGCTATGTCAAGACAAGCTGATAGAGAAGGATTCCCAGAAGTTGCTGAAGCTTATAAAAGAATAGCTTTTGAAGAAGCAGAACATGCTGCTAAATTTGCAGAAATGTTAGGAGAAGTTGTAGAAGCTGATACTAAAGCTAACTTAATGGCAAGAGTAAATGCTGAACACGGAGCTTGTCAAGGTAAAAAAGATTTAGCTACTTTAGCTAAACAATTAAACTTAGATGCAATCCATGACACAGTTCATGAAATGTGTAAAGATGAAGCTAGACATGGAAGAGCTTTCGAAGGATTATTAAAAAGATATTTTGAATAA
- a CDS encoding YccF domain-containing protein: MSCLGNLIWMIFGGFFNALGWLFWGCIWCITIVGIPVGLQCFKLAGLQLAPFGKEVVTVDDGAGNLILNILWIVFGGFTLALGNLISAAMFAITIIGIPFAIQSLKLAKLSLMPFGKVVR, from the coding sequence GTGAGTTGTTTAGGAAATCTTATTTGGATGATATTTGGTGGATTTTTTAATGCTTTAGGATGGTTATTTTGGGGATGTATATGGTGCATAACAATAGTAGGAATACCTGTTGGATTACAATGTTTTAAATTAGCAGGGTTACAATTAGCTCCTTTTGGTAAAGAAGTAGTAACTGTTGACGATGGAGCAGGAAATCTTATTCTTAATATATTATGGATAGTTTTTGGTGGATTTACATTAGCTCTAGGAAATTTAATAAGTGCAGCTATGTTTGCTATTACAATAATAGGAATACCTTTTGCAATACAGTCACTAAAGTTGGCTAAATTATCTCTTATGCCTTTTGGTAAAGTGGTAAGATAA
- the purD gene encoding phosphoribosylamine--glycine ligase, whose translation MKILLVGSGGREHALAWKLGKSSKVEKIYVAPGNGGTANENKCENIELTKICDLLKFAKNNNIDLTIVGPEEPLINGIVDAFKGEGLKIFGPDKAGAMLEGSKSFSKDFMKKYGVKTADYEVFYDYEEAKIYLENCKYPRVIKADGLAAGKGVVICENKNQAIETLDLFMIDDVFNGAGKKIVVEEFLQGIEASILSVTDGKVILPFLSAKDHKQIFDGNKGKNTGGMGVISPNKYVTEEVLADFYENILEKTLIGIREEGFDFKGVIFFGIMITEEGAKLLEYNVRMGDPETQSVLSLMESDLVDIILNALDEKLNETTIKWNEGYCVNVVLSSKGYPEAYEKGYEISIDESLKGEYFIAGAKKEGDTLVTSGGRVLSVVGKGKTLEEAKENAYKNIEKVNFEGMYFRKDIGTAK comes from the coding sequence ATGAAGATACTTTTAGTTGGATCTGGTGGAAGAGAGCATGCTTTAGCATGGAAATTAGGAAAAAGTTCTAAAGTAGAAAAAATTTATGTGGCTCCAGGAAATGGAGGAACAGCTAATGAAAATAAATGTGAAAATATAGAGCTTACTAAGATTTGTGATTTATTAAAATTTGCTAAAAATAATAATATTGATTTAACTATTGTAGGACCAGAAGAGCCACTTATTAATGGTATAGTTGATGCTTTTAAAGGGGAAGGATTAAAAATATTTGGGCCTGATAAAGCTGGAGCTATGCTTGAAGGTAGTAAAAGTTTTTCTAAGGATTTTATGAAAAAGTATGGTGTTAAGACAGCTGATTACGAAGTTTTCTATGATTATGAAGAAGCTAAAATTTATTTAGAAAATTGCAAATATCCAAGGGTCATAAAGGCTGATGGATTGGCTGCTGGTAAAGGTGTTGTAATATGTGAAAATAAAAATCAAGCAATAGAAACACTAGATTTATTTATGATAGATGATGTATTTAATGGAGCAGGAAAGAAAATAGTAGTAGAAGAATTTTTGCAAGGGATTGAGGCATCAATACTTTCAGTTACAGATGGAAAAGTAATATTACCATTTTTATCTGCTAAGGATCACAAACAAATATTTGATGGAAATAAGGGTAAGAATACAGGAGGAATGGGAGTTATTTCTCCTAATAAATATGTTACTGAAGAGGTTTTAGCTGATTTTTATGAAAATATATTAGAGAAAACTTTAATAGGTATAAGAGAAGAAGGTTTTGACTTTAAAGGAGTTATTTTCTTTGGAATAATGATAACAGAAGAAGGGGCTAAACTTTTAGAATATAATGTTAGGATGGGAGATCCAGAAACACAAAGTGTTTTATCTTTAATGGAAAGTGATTTAGTAGACATAATACTAAATGCACTAGATGAAAAATTAAATGAAACAACTATTAAATGGAATGAAGGATATTGCGTTAATGTTGTTTTATCATCAAAGGGATATCCAGAGGCTTATGAAAAAGGTTATGAAATAAGTATAGATGAAAGTCTTAAGGGAGAATACTTTATAGCTGGAGCAAAAAAAGAAGGAGATACCTTAGTAACCAGTGGAGGAAGAGTACTTTCTGTAGTAGGTAAAGGAAAAACTTTAGAAGAAGCTAAAGAAAATGCATATAAAAATATAGAAAAAGTTAATTTTGAGGGAATGTATTTTAGAAAAGACATAGGTACTGCTAAATAG